In Aestuariibaculum lutulentum, one DNA window encodes the following:
- a CDS encoding DUF3472 domain-containing protein: protein MNNKINKVLILFFTIALSFLSCDAEKIVYFEDLIGADAANLEFTQTVPIGPNSWIKNNTSQDGTLISAEGIHNWTSTDHVIRTYVRTGAGDLNVGLNIKTSEGGSKFKVTVNGLSKELIITTEEYVDYGIGVFPVEAGYNTIEIQALSKNGTFVGDINSLLLGGSAAADGVIYNPVDNFYFGRRGPSVNIGYKTPAGKDVQYFYNELTVAEGEDVLGSFFMANGHSQGYFGLQVNSSSERRILFSIWSAYNTDDPNQIPDDYKVTKLGAGDGVTVQDFGNEGSGLQSFKNIGWKTGVTYKFLLKGEPAEVEGSTDYTGYFYDPEVGEWVMIASLRRPQTSTYLTGAHSFLENFNPATGNQTRKGSYGNQWVYTTDGVWNEVTEATFGVDATAANGDRMDFYGGSEGSSFIMKNCGFFNDYTDAGSALSRSAGTQPDVDLNALPQIVVLGPATELDRTGWTVVDFSSEEASGGEGDTGRAADVLDGNLDSYWHSCWSCDPAGQHPHHITIDMGSDKLVNGVRFYQRQTTSRSIENLEIQISTDNVTWTSMGDFVLAKSADAQDVDFETPQTFRYLKFIANSSHDGSIYAAMAEIIPFTRD, encoded by the coding sequence ATGAATAATAAAATAAATAAAGTGTTAATACTGTTTTTTACGATAGCATTGAGTTTTCTATCCTGTGATGCAGAGAAAATTGTATATTTTGAAGATTTAATTGGTGCCGATGCTGCCAATCTGGAGTTTACCCAAACGGTACCTATAGGGCCTAATAGCTGGATAAAGAATAATACTTCGCAGGATGGTACATTAATTTCAGCGGAAGGTATTCATAACTGGACATCGACAGATCATGTTATCCGTACTTATGTTAGAACGGGAGCAGGCGATTTAAATGTGGGATTGAACATCAAAACATCTGAAGGAGGATCTAAGTTTAAAGTAACCGTTAACGGTTTGAGTAAAGAACTTATCATTACTACAGAAGAGTATGTTGATTATGGTATCGGAGTATTTCCGGTTGAAGCTGGTTATAATACTATAGAAATTCAGGCACTTTCAAAGAATGGAACTTTTGTTGGAGATATAAATAGTTTGCTTCTTGGAGGTTCTGCAGCTGCAGATGGAGTAATTTACAATCCGGTAGATAATTTTTATTTTGGAAGAAGAGGACCATCTGTTAATATTGGTTATAAAACGCCAGCAGGTAAAGATGTTCAATATTTTTATAATGAACTAACCGTTGCTGAAGGAGAAGATGTATTAGGATCATTCTTTATGGCTAACGGGCATTCACAAGGTTATTTTGGTCTTCAGGTAAATTCAAGTTCAGAAAGACGTATTCTCTTCTCTATCTGGAGTGCGTACAATACCGATGATCCAAACCAGATTCCAGATGATTATAAAGTAACAAAACTAGGAGCAGGAGATGGAGTAACTGTTCAGGATTTTGGTAATGAGGGTTCTGGTCTTCAGAGTTTTAAGAATATAGGTTGGAAAACAGGTGTAACCTATAAGTTTTTATTAAAAGGAGAACCAGCAGAAGTGGAAGGTTCTACAGACTATACAGGATATTTCTACGATCCTGAAGTTGGGGAGTGGGTGATGATTGCAAGCCTTAGAAGACCTCAAACATCTACATACTTAACTGGGGCTCACTCGTTTTTAGAAAACTTTAATCCTGCAACCGGTAACCAAACTAGAAAAGGTAGTTACGGTAACCAATGGGTATATACTACAGATGGCGTTTGGAATGAAGTCACAGAGGCGACTTTTGGAGTTGACGCTACTGCGGCAAATGGTGATCGTATGGATTTCTATGGAGGATCAGAAGGAAGTTCTTTTATTATGAAAAACTGTGGTTTCTTTAACGATTATACAGATGCAGGTTCTGCATTATCAAGAAGTGCAGGAACTCAACCTGATGTAGATTTAAATGCTTTACCTCAAATTGTGGTTCTTGGTCCTGCTACCGAATTAGACAGGACAGGATGGACAGTTGTTGACTTTAGTTCAGAAGAAGCTAGTGGAGGGGAAGGTGATACAGGGCGTGCAGCCGATGTGCTTGATGGGAATTTAGATTCGTATTGGCATTCTTGTTGGAGCTGTGATCCTGCTGGTCAACATCCTCATCATATTACTATTGATATGGGATCTGATAAATTAGTAAATGGAGTTAGATTTTATCAAAGACAAACGACTTCACGTTCAATTGAAAATTTAGAAATTCAAATTAGTACAGATAACGTAACATGGACATCTATGGGGGATTTTGTATTGGCAAAATCTGCAGATGCTCAAGATGTGGATTTTGAAACACCACAAACGTTTAGATATCTTAAGTTTATTGCAAATTCAAGTCACGATGGTAGTATTTATGCTGCAATGGCAGAGATTATACCATTTACAAGAGATTAA
- a CDS encoding Lrp/AsnC family transcriptional regulator, with protein sequence MVEKLDNVDLTILKILQNDSKKTTKEIAAALNMTISPVYERIKRLENDGYIKKYVAILDKKLLNYPVTVICMVSLRYHNEGFIDKFEEQIQELPEVQECFHMAGKVDFFLKINMTSLDDYHDFVRVKLSNISNIGVLESYFVLKEIKQSTEFVI encoded by the coding sequence ATGGTAGAAAAACTGGATAATGTCGATTTAACGATTCTAAAAATCTTACAAAACGACTCTAAAAAAACCACTAAAGAGATTGCCGCGGCTTTAAACATGACCATTTCGCCAGTTTACGAGCGTATTAAACGGCTGGAAAATGATGGTTATATTAAAAAATATGTGGCTATACTAGATAAGAAGTTACTAAACTACCCTGTTACCGTTATTTGTATGGTATCGCTGCGATACCATAACGAAGGTTTTATTGATAAATTTGAAGAGCAAATTCAGGAACTACCCGAAGTTCAGGAATGCTTTCATATGGCAGGAAAAGTAGATTTCTTTTTAAAAATAAACATGACCAGCTTAGATGACTATCATGATTTTGTGCGCGTAAAACTGTCTAACATATCCAATATTGGGGTTTTGGAAAGCTATTTTGTTTTGAAAGAAATTAAACAATCTACAGAATTTGTGATATAG
- a CDS encoding NAD-dependent epimerase/dehydratase family protein: MQNEKILVTGAGGQLGSVLVEALKNKFGEEAVIASDLNPIKNYKGIYEQLDVTNKNCLEYIVKKYKVTQIYHLAAILSAKGEQNPLQTWDINMKTLFNVLEVSVAEKISKVFYPSSIAVYGDMAPKMYTAQSDFLNPSTVYGISKAAGENWAQYYFLRYGLDVRSLRYPGVIGYQSLPGGGTTDYAVEIYHKAIKEEDFECYLKADAMLPMIYMDDTIRATLELMDAPKESISVRTSYNLHGMSFTPEQITASIQKYYPNFKVTYNPDFRQNIAENWPSSINDEQARQDWGWEPKYDLDAMTQDMLKHLKEQYILVTQ, encoded by the coding sequence ATGCAAAACGAAAAAATATTAGTTACGGGTGCCGGTGGCCAATTAGGTTCGGTGTTGGTTGAGGCTCTTAAAAATAAGTTTGGAGAAGAGGCTGTTATAGCATCTGATTTAAACCCAATAAAAAATTATAAAGGTATTTACGAGCAGTTGGATGTAACCAATAAAAACTGTCTGGAATATATTGTTAAAAAATATAAGGTTACTCAGATTTACCATTTAGCGGCTATTTTATCGGCAAAGGGAGAACAAAATCCACTGCAAACCTGGGATATTAATATGAAAACCTTATTTAACGTTCTGGAGGTTTCTGTTGCAGAAAAGATTAGTAAAGTATTTTATCCAAGTTCGATTGCGGTGTATGGAGATATGGCTCCTAAAATGTATACGGCACAGAGTGATTTTTTAAATCCGTCAACCGTATACGGAATCAGTAAAGCGGCTGGTGAGAACTGGGCACAATATTATTTCTTAAGATACGGTTTAGATGTCCGTTCGTTACGTTATCCGGGGGTTATTGGTTATCAATCGCTACCAGGCGGAGGAACTACCGATTATGCGGTGGAGATCTATCATAAAGCCATTAAGGAAGAAGATTTTGAATGCTATTTAAAAGCTGATGCCATGTTGCCAATGATTTATATGGATGATACCATTCGAGCTACATTAGAACTGATGGATGCTCCGAAAGAGTCCATTTCGGTAAGAACATCGTATAATTTACACGGTATGAGCTTTACTCCAGAACAAATTACCGCGTCTATTCAAAAATATTATCCTAATTTTAAGGTGACGTATAATCCGGATTTCAGACAAAACATTGCTGAAAACTGGCCGTCATCGATTAATGATGAACAAGCAAGACAAGATTGGGGATGGGAACCTAAATACGATCTGGATGCCATGACTCAAGACATGCTTAAACACTTAAAAGAACAATACATTCTAGTAACTCAATAA
- the kbl gene encoding glycine C-acetyltransferase has protein sequence MYGAVKQQLENELNEIKESGLYKKERIITTPQGAEINTTAGNEVLNFCANNYLGLSSHPDVVEAGIEAMRTHGFGLSSVRFICGTQDIHKELEQKTAEFLGMEDCILYAAAFDANGGVFEPILGPEDAIISDELNHASIIDGIRLCKAGRYRYSHNNMESLEEQLKAASGARRKLIVTDGVFSMDGTIAQLDKICDLADKYEAMVMVDECHATGFVGKTGRGTHEYRNVMGRIDIITGTYGKALGGASGGFTAAKKEIVEMLRQKSRPYLFSNTLAPAIAGASIAVLDKLKTSTDLIEKVQNNAKRFRTKMTEAGFDIIPGEHPIVPVMLYDAKLAQEFAARLLDEGIYVIAFFYPVVPKEKARIRVQLSAGHETHHVDKAVEAFTKVGKALNVIK, from the coding sequence ATGTACGGAGCAGTTAAGCAACAGCTTGAAAACGAGTTAAACGAAATAAAAGAATCTGGACTTTACAAAAAGGAGCGTATTATTACAACGCCTCAAGGTGCAGAAATAAATACGACCGCAGGTAATGAAGTTTTAAATTTTTGTGCAAACAATTATTTAGGATTGTCTTCGCATCCCGATGTTGTAGAGGCTGGGATTGAAGCTATGAGAACGCACGGATTTGGATTGTCTTCTGTGCGTTTTATTTGCGGTACGCAGGATATTCACAAAGAATTGGAACAGAAAACAGCCGAATTCCTGGGTATGGAAGACTGTATTCTTTATGCAGCAGCTTTCGATGCTAATGGGGGTGTTTTCGAACCGATTTTAGGCCCTGAAGATGCGATTATTTCAGATGAATTAAATCATGCATCAATCATTGATGGTATTCGCTTATGTAAAGCTGGACGTTACCGTTATTCTCACAATAACATGGAGTCTTTGGAAGAGCAGTTAAAAGCCGCTTCTGGAGCAAGAAGAAAATTAATCGTGACAGATGGTGTATTCTCTATGGATGGAACTATCGCGCAATTAGATAAAATCTGTGATTTAGCCGATAAATATGAGGCTATGGTTATGGTTGATGAATGCCATGCTACCGGATTCGTGGGTAAAACTGGCCGTGGAACACACGAGTACAGAAACGTGATGGGACGAATTGATATCATTACCGGAACATACGGAAAAGCTTTAGGTGGTGCTTCAGGTGGATTTACGGCTGCTAAAAAAGAAATCGTAGAGATGTTAAGACAAAAATCGCGTCCGTATTTATTCTCGAATACCTTAGCACCTGCGATTGCCGGAGCTTCGATAGCGGTTTTAGACAAGTTAAAAACATCAACCGATTTAATTGAAAAAGTTCAGAATAATGCGAAACGTTTCAGAACAAAAATGACAGAGGCAGGTTTCGATATTATTCCTGGTGAGCACCCAATAGTTCCTGTCATGTTATACGATGCTAAGTTAGCTCAGGAATTTGCAGCCAGATTATTGGACGAAGGTATTTACGTGATTGCCTTTTTCTATCCGGTAGTACCAAAAGAAAAAGCAAGAATTCGTGTGCAGCTTTCAGCAGGGCATGAAACACATCATGTCGATAAAGCTGTTGAAGCCTTCACTAAAGTGGGTAAAGCTTTAAACGTTATTAAATAA
- the cydB gene encoding cytochrome d ubiquinol oxidase subunit II, which translates to MELFWYIVLMCMLTVYVILDGYDFGAGIVHLFFAKTEKDKKAITNAIGPFWDANEVWLIAAGGVLFFAFPTLYAASFSGFYLPLIMILWLLIFRAIGLELRGQIHNKIWETIWDKAFGIASLLLALFFGIALGNVVRGVNLGMVTDGVSAHEPHYFFLPLWNPTFSPKAEHLGIIDWFTILLGVIGVIALTIHGANWIIYKTNSELNTKLKSIIFKLNFALLALVVLSLFIWHIIEPQPFHNFIKTPWLWIFPIITFTGLFGLFKVRTFKKDGMGFLFSSLFLFGGITSTVASIFPKLLPSTNTTNPDLTIYNMAADAYGLSVGVNWFIIAVILVAVYFTIQYKVFKGKMDNVGYGEH; encoded by the coding sequence ATGGAATTATTCTGGTATATCGTTTTAATGTGCATGCTAACCGTTTATGTTATTTTAGATGGTTACGATTTTGGCGCAGGCATTGTGCATTTATTCTTTGCTAAAACTGAAAAAGATAAAAAAGCCATCACCAATGCTATTGGTCCGTTTTGGGATGCCAACGAAGTCTGGCTGATTGCTGCCGGAGGTGTTTTGTTTTTTGCCTTCCCTACCCTTTACGCAGCGTCCTTTAGTGGATTTTACCTGCCGTTAATTATGATTTTATGGTTGCTTATTTTCAGAGCTATTGGTTTAGAGTTACGCGGACAAATACACAACAAAATTTGGGAAACCATCTGGGATAAAGCCTTCGGAATAGCAAGTTTACTTCTAGCGTTATTCTTCGGTATTGCTTTAGGAAACGTGGTGCGTGGCGTTAATTTAGGCATGGTTACCGATGGTGTTTCGGCACACGAACCGCATTATTTCTTTTTACCGCTTTGGAACCCGACCTTCAGTCCTAAAGCCGAGCATTTAGGGATTATTGACTGGTTTACAATTTTATTGGGCGTTATAGGCGTTATTGCTTTAACCATTCACGGGGCGAACTGGATTATCTACAAAACAAATTCCGAATTAAATACAAAACTAAAAAGCATCATATTTAAACTGAATTTTGCTTTACTGGCTTTGGTTGTTCTATCCCTTTTTATCTGGCACATTATCGAACCACAACCGTTCCATAACTTTATAAAAACACCTTGGTTATGGATTTTCCCTATCATTACTTTTACAGGATTATTCGGTTTGTTTAAAGTGAGAACCTTCAAAAAAGACGGTATGGGATTTTTATTTTCGTCGCTATTTTTATTCGGAGGAATCACCTCAACAGTGGCATCTATTTTTCCGAAGCTATTGCCCTCTACTAATACCACAAATCCAGACTTAACCATTTACAACATGGCTGCCGATGCATACGGACTTTCAGTTGGTGTAAACTGGTTTATTATAGCGGTAATTTTAGTGGCTGTTTACTTTACCATTCAGTATAAAGTATTTAAAGGAAAAATGGATAATGTAGGCTACGGAGAGCACTAA